DNA from Microbacterium sp. SORGH_AS_0969:
CGTGCTCGGGCCGAGCGGCTCGGGCAAGACCACGCTGCTTCGCGCGATCCTCGGCCTCGAGCGGTTGAGCGAGGGATCCATCGAGGCGCTCGGCGAACCGGTGCGCCGCGCCGGAAACCGCCGCATCGGATACATCCCGCAGCAGCGCCCCCTGCCGCGCGAGACGCCTCTGCGCGGGCGCGACATCGTGGGTCTCGGGGTCGACGGCCATAGCTTCGGCCTGCCGCTCTCGCGCAAGAAGGACCGCGCGCGCATCGACGAACTCCTCGAAGCGGTGGGAGCCACCGCCTTCGGCGACCGCCCCGTCGGTCTGCTGTCGGGCGGCGAGCAGCAGCGACTCCGCGTGGGCCAGGCGCTCGCCGATGATCCCGCTCTCCTGCTCTGCGACGAGCCGCTCACCAGCCTCGACCTCGCGAACCAACAGGCCGTCGTCCGCCTCATCGACCGGCACCGCCGCGAGCGCGATGCCGCCGTGCTGCTGGTCACCCACGACATCAACCCCGTGCTCTCACGCGTCGATCGCATCCTCTACATCGCGAACGGCCGCTTCACCCTCGGCACCCCCGACGAGGTGCTCACCACCGAGACGCTGTCGGCCCTCTACGGTGCGCCGGTCTTCGTGGTGCGCGCCGGTGGGCAGCTCATCGTCGTCGGAGCCCCGGATGCCGATGAGGCCCACCACCATCACCACGACGAGGATCACGCATGAACTGGTCCGACGTCGGAAACGCCCTCTTCGGCGGGATGAGCCAGTACGGCGCGATCCTCGAGCTCGTGCAGAACTCCGTCTACGCGGGGGCCGTCCTCGGCCTGGTCGGCGGCCTGATCGGCGTCTTCGTCATGCAGCGCGACATGGCCTTCGCCGTCCACGGCATCAGCGAGCTGTCGTTCGCCGGCGCGGCCGTCGCCCTTCTGATCGGCGTCGACGTGGTCTCCGGCTCGATCGTGGGCTCCCTGATCGCCGCCGCGTTGATCGGCGTGCTGGGTGCCCGCGCGCGCGACCGGAACTCGATCATCGGCGTGCTCATGCCGTTCGGCTTGGGTGTCGGCATCCTGTGCCTGTCGCTCTACAACGGACGCAGCGCCACCCGGTTCAGCCTGCTGACCGGGCAGATCGTGTCGGTGCAGAGCGGACAGCTCGGATGGCTGGTGGCGATCGGGGCGATCGTGCTGGTCGCGCTGCTGCTGGTCTGGCGTCCACTGCGCTTCGACTCCCTCGACCCGCAGTCCGCCGCCGCGCGCGGGGTGAACACCACCGCGGTGTCGCTGGTGTTCATGCTGCTGCTCGGGCTCATCGTCGCCGTGGCGGTGCACATCATCGGTGCTCTGCTCGTGATGGCCCTGCTCGTCACCCCGGCCGCCGCCGCGATGCGCGTGTCGTCCGGACCCCTGTCGGTGCCGCTGCTGGCAGCGCTGTTCGGCTTCGTGTCCGCGGTGGGCGGAGTCCTCCTCGCGGTGGCGGGAACCCTGCCGGTGAGCCCCTACATCACGACCATCTCGTTCGTCATCTACCTCGTGTGCCGGGTGATCGGCGCGCGCCGCGATCGCACCACCAGGGCCGTGTAGGCGCCCAGCCGATTCACCGACGACCTGGCTAAACTCGGGGCCATGGTCCAGCGCAACACGTGGCAGCGAGAGCGGGTGCGCGAAGCCCTCTCCGGTGCGGGAGGCTTCGTCAGCGCGCAGACGCTGCACGCGACGCTGCGCGACGAGAACACCGGCATCGGCTTGGCGACCGTCTACCGGGCGCTCGCCGGACTCGCGGCCCAGGGCGACGCCGACTCGCTGCAGAGCCCCGAGGGCGAGAACCTGTTCCGCGCGTGCGAGACCCGAGGCCACCACCACCACCTGATCTGCCGCTCGTGCGGCGTCGCGGTCGAGATCGAGGCCGACGCCGTCGAGGAGTGGGCCCAGCGCACCGCCGCGCAGCACGGCTTCACCGAGGCCGAGCACGTGGTCGACATCTTCGGCATCTGCGCCGACTGCGCGCAGGCGCGCGCCCGCGAGCGTGGCGACGACTAGTCGCACCGCGACGCCGTCGCCGCAGCGCACCGGCGCCTCCCGCACCCTGTTCGCACTCGGCCTGGGTGTCGTGGTCATCGCGGCGCTGTTCCTCATCGACGCGTTCGCACCGACCTTCTTCGCGCAGCAGCTGCCCACGCGCGCGCAGGACGGGCTGACCCTCGCCCTCAGCGTGCTGATCGAGTCGCTGCCGTTCGTCGTGCTCGGTGTCGTGCTGTCGATCGTCGTGCAGGTGTGGGTACCGCCGGGGACGATCGAGAGATGGATGCCGCGCGCGCCGTGGGCGCGCCGGGCGGTGCTGTCGCTGCTGGGCATGTTCATCCCCGTCTGCGAGTGCGGCAACGTCCCCTTCGCCCGGGGGCTGCTCATGCGCGGCTTCGGGGTCTCCGACACCCTGACGTTCCTCGTCGCCGCTCCGATCGTGAACCCGATCGTGAT
Protein-coding regions in this window:
- a CDS encoding metal ABC transporter ATP-binding protein, encoding MSAAAPLRIRGAALERGGRELWAGLDLEVEPGELVAVLGPSGSGKTTLLRAILGLERLSEGSIEALGEPVRRAGNRRIGYIPQQRPLPRETPLRGRDIVGLGVDGHSFGLPLSRKKDRARIDELLEAVGATAFGDRPVGLLSGGEQQRLRVGQALADDPALLLCDEPLTSLDLANQQAVVRLIDRHRRERDAAVLLVTHDINPVLSRVDRILYIANGRFTLGTPDEVLTTETLSALYGAPVFVVRAGGQLIVVGAPDADEAHHHHHDEDHA
- a CDS encoding metal ABC transporter permease — translated: MNWSDVGNALFGGMSQYGAILELVQNSVYAGAVLGLVGGLIGVFVMQRDMAFAVHGISELSFAGAAVALLIGVDVVSGSIVGSLIAAALIGVLGARARDRNSIIGVLMPFGLGVGILCLSLYNGRSATRFSLLTGQIVSVQSGQLGWLVAIGAIVLVALLLVWRPLRFDSLDPQSAAARGVNTTAVSLVFMLLLGLIVAVAVHIIGALLVMALLVTPAAAAMRVSSGPLSVPLLAALFGFVSAVGGVLLAVAGTLPVSPYITTISFVIYLVCRVIGARRDRTTRAV
- a CDS encoding Fur family transcriptional regulator, producing MVQRNTWQRERVREALSGAGGFVSAQTLHATLRDENTGIGLATVYRALAGLAAQGDADSLQSPEGENLFRACETRGHHHHLICRSCGVAVEIEADAVEEWAQRTAAQHGFTEAEHVVDIFGICADCAQARARERGDD